In Dehalococcoidales bacterium, the following are encoded in one genomic region:
- a CDS encoding RtcB family protein has translation MARRLKTIARDINQTLGHLGYVARVEPWSYNTDRKIGRLVHPCKGRKGNRLVVWLKGVDVLVHNYIELGYGNPMLRKGAVAAHQRQRLLIPMNMRDGSLLCRGKGNTEWNESAPHGAGRLMGRGDAKRRLTVEKYETAMKGIFTTCVGRGTLDEAPDAYKPMDEILAHIGDTVEVLDTWKPVYNFKAGT, from the coding sequence ATGGCCCGACGACTCAAAACTATCGCGCGGGACATTAACCAAACCCTTGGACACCTGGGATATGTCGCGCGAGTAGAACCCTGGTCCTACAACACCGACCGAAAAATCGGCAGGCTAGTCCATCCCTGTAAGGGGCGCAAAGGCAACCGGTTGGTCGTGTGGCTAAAGGGTGTCGATGTCTTGGTCCACAACTATATTGAACTGGGCTACGGGAATCCCATGCTGCGGAAGGGTGCGGTCGCGGCCCACCAGAGACAACGGCTTTTGATCCCGATGAACATGCGGGACGGTTCCCTGCTGTGTCGTGGCAAAGGAAATACCGAGTGGAACGAATCAGCACCCCACGGGGCCGGTCGGCTGATGGGGCGGGGCGATGCCAAACGGCGCCTCACGGTCGAGAAGTACGAAACCGCCATGAAGGGTATATTTACCACGTGTGTGGGGCGCGGCACCCTGGACGAAGCGCCCGACGCCTACAAACCCATGGACGAAATCCTAGCCCACATCGGCGACACTGTCGAGGTGCTGGACACCTGGAAACCGGTCTACAACTTCAAAGCAGGGACGTGA
- the coaD gene encoding pantetheine-phosphate adenylyltransferase → MTPCAIYPGSFDPITNGHVDIIRRAAQLFDTLYVGVGVNSAKRYTFEENERVRMVQQACGEVGLSGITVHSFAGLVTDYARSIDATVIVRGLRTITDFEYEFQFAHVTRCLCPELEVVLLPTTEDNSFVSSSLVKELARHGSAERFVPKCVVPWLGRCGQYVTR, encoded by the coding sequence ATGACACCGTGTGCCATCTACCCAGGCTCGTTTGATCCCATCACCAACGGGCACGTGGACATCATTCGACGTGCTGCACAACTTTTCGATACCCTGTACGTAGGCGTTGGCGTCAACTCGGCCAAACGCTACACCTTCGAGGAAAATGAGCGCGTCCGCATGGTGCAGCAGGCGTGTGGTGAAGTAGGGTTATCGGGCATCACGGTGCATTCTTTTGCTGGACTCGTCACCGATTACGCCAGGTCTATCGACGCCACCGTCATTGTTCGAGGGCTCCGCACCATCACGGATTTTGAATATGAGTTCCAGTTCGCCCACGTGACCAGGTGTCTCTGCCCCGAACTAGAGGTTGTGCTGTTGCCCACCACGGAGGACAATTCATTCGTCAGTTCGTCGCTGGTAAAAGAGCTAGCGAGGCACGGTTCTGCAGAACGCTTCGTGCCGAAGTGTGTGGTGCCGTGGCTAGGACGCTGTGGCCAATACGTAACGAGGTGA
- a CDS encoding helix-turn-helix transcriptional regulator, whose product MLNERPPGTTETICPVDQTPCEGQGTDEQCAGCVVKLKALGVPTEFMRRDEYKPIGDVLKLYDKLSGTKYFVVDHRYANQQVRYRLLQWLVTQTMTLEEISAKSNLSVQYLTGICLGKSGVTYSDMAKLAKALFGPNTELLVTMHWIDCGFSISEENPCPEDQECVKLLEQGQRDGTVPDKVWCTA is encoded by the coding sequence ATGCTAAACGAACGACCACCCGGTACCACTGAAACCATTTGTCCTGTGGACCAGACCCCTTGTGAGGGACAAGGAACGGACGAGCAGTGTGCTGGTTGTGTCGTCAAGCTCAAGGCCCTTGGCGTGCCGACTGAATTTATGCGGCGTGATGAGTACAAGCCCATTGGGGACGTCCTTAAACTCTACGACAAACTTAGCGGCACAAAATACTTCGTCGTGGACCATCGTTACGCCAACCAACAGGTTCGGTATCGTTTGCTCCAGTGGCTCGTGACCCAAACCATGACGCTGGAGGAAATTTCGGCCAAGAGCAACTTGTCGGTTCAGTACCTCACAGGCATCTGTCTGGGCAAGAGCGGCGTAACCTACAGCGACATGGCAAAATTAGCGAAGGCGCTGTTCGGTCCCAATACGGAACTGTTGGTTACGATGCACTGGATCGATTGTGGCTTTTCTATCTCGGAAGAAAATCCTTGTCCAGAGGACCAAGAGTGTGTAAAACTATTGGAGCAGGGACAACGCGACGGCACAGTGCCTGATAAGGTGTGGTGTACTGCTTGA